In bacterium, the DNA window CGCACAAGGCCTTGGGGAGCAACTCGTTAAATAGCGGTTGAATCGGCTGGGGGCATCGCTTATCCTCGCCAGTTCCCGCCGTTGCCGGGCGGATGTGTTGTCTGTGTCGAATTGCGGGCGGGACGAATTGCACCGAGGAACCGATGACCGAGAAGAAACTCGACCCCAACAAGATCAACGTCATTCTGGCCACCGACTGCGGCTCCACCACCACCAAGGCAATCCTGATTGAGAATCGCGGCGGCGAGTACCGCCTGATTGTGCGCGGCGAAGCGCCGACGACCGTCGAGGCGCCATTTGAGGATGTCACCATGGGTGTCCTCAACGCGGTCGGCGAGGTCGAGGAACTGTCGGGGCGCAAGCTGCTCGACCCGAGTGGCCGCATCATCACCCCGGCCAACGGGAATGTCGGGACGGACATTTTCATCTCGACCTCCTCGGCCGGCGGCGGATTGCAGATGATGGTGGCGGGGGTGGTGCGGTCGATGACGGCCGAGTCGGCCGAGCGCGCGGCGCTGGGCGCCGGGTCGATCGTGATGGATGTGATCGCCTCCAACGACAAACGTCTGCCCCACGAGCAGATCGAGCGCATCCGCCGGCTGCGTCCGGACATGATCCTCCTGTCGGGGGGCATCGACGGCGGCACGACCACGCACGTGGTCGAGATCGCCGAGTTGATCGCGGCCGCCGATCCGCGGCCGCGTCTGGGCACCGGTTACAA includes these proteins:
- a CDS encoding glutamate mutase L, translated to MTEKKLDPNKINVILATDCGSTTTKAILIENRGGEYRLIVRGEAPTTVEAPFEDVTMGVLNAVGEVEELSGRKLLDPSGRIITPANGNVGTDIFISTSSAGGGLQMMVAGVVRSMTAESAERAALGAGSIVMDVIASNDKRLPHEQIERIRRLRPDMILLSGGIDGGTTTHVVEIAELIAAADPRPRLGTGYKLPVIFAGNKDAIEAVRRTLQEKTDLSIVDNLRPVLERENLLPAREKIHDLFMEHVMAQA